In Nicotiana tabacum cultivar K326 chromosome 10, ASM71507v2, whole genome shotgun sequence, the DNA window GAACCAGTTGATCAAGTTTGGAAGCACAAATGAGAGGTTGAGTTGAGCAGAGAATTAACTCATTTCATTCATTGAAATCAAACATATGTCTATCTTTGTACAATAGCTATGTATATAAATGTACAATCAACTAACTTTCACTAACTACCTCTATTAACTTAGCTGGTGACAGCTGTCACCTAAAGACTTTAACTACCTAACAGAATGAACTAAAGAGTTGCTTGACAACTATGACTCATACTAGATACTTCAACACCCTCCCTCAAGCTGGTGGTTAAAATACATCTTTCAACCACAGCTTGGATAGTAGATAATCATGTTGTGGCTTTCCCAAATTCTTAGTCAGTTTAGTTATGTGTCTTTACTATTCCTTGAATATTTTTTTCTCTAATAAGACAATCTATGTCAATGTGTTTTGTGCGTTCATGGAATATGGAATTGGCTGCAATTGAACCTCCACTCCTAGTTCTTTGTATAGACCTGTTAACCAGGTTAATTCAGCCACTACTGAAGTCATGCTTCTGAACTCTTCTTCTGCAGAATTCCTCGCCACAATGTCTTGCTTCTTTGACTTCCAAAAGACTAAGGCATTTCCAAACTTCACCAGATAACCTGTAATAGACTTTCTAGTTTGCAAGCAGCCTCTTCAATCTGAGTCACAGTAGGCTTTTAGTTTCCTAGAGCTTTCAGAGGGCATCAACAATCCCAGACCAGGTGCATTCTTGATGTACCTTACTAACCTTAGTGCAACTTCCATATGAGATTGTTTGGGCTTATGCATAAACTGGCTAAGGACCTGAACAGCAAATGCAATGTCTGCCCTAGTCATTGTCAGAAACAAAAGTCTCCCTACTAGCCTTTGATATTGGCTAGCATCAGGTAGCGGGTGATCTGTCGTAGTCTGCAGAGGTGAGTTTTTGATTGTGCTCTAATGGAGCACTAGCAGGTTTAGCTCCTCCAAGTCCTAGCTCAGCAATTAGCTCTAGAGCATATTTTCTACGATTCATGACAATATCCTCCCTTGATCTAGCAAACTCAATGCTCAAGAAGAACTTGAGCtcaccaagatctttcatcttgAACTTGAGTTGCAGATCACATCTAGTTTTCAAAATAAGTTGAGGACAACTCCCTATAACCAAAAGGTCATCAACATACACTAAGACAAGCACTAGTCTGTCCTGTACTTTCTTAGTAAATAATGAGTAATCAAAATGACTTTGGGTGAAATCAAGATATAGCAAAgcatcagccagcttattgttcCACTACCTTGGTACCTATTTGAGGCCATATAATGGCTTGTGTAACCTACAGACCTTGCATGTCCTTCCCTGAGTAGAAAACACTTGTGGAATGTCCATATACACTTCTTCTAACAAATCTGAAAGTacaaggggggggggggattgtagcctttttaaatttttagtcgACTACTCTTCAGACCTAGTCGACTAATGCAGAGACAACCTGCACTAAAACTATTAGTACTTCAAGTTAAACAAATACTACTCACAACAAACACTAAAGGGGTATAATCAAATATGAGAACAATAAAATAAACGACACAAgaaattttatactggttcggaaccAATGTGGTATTCTAATCTAGTCTCCTTGGGTTGCAAAGGATGTTATCTCTTGAGCTCTTTGTAATTTGAGTTAAGTACAACTTTTATGATTTTCAACGTTCACCACCAACATTTACAGggttggttttcactcgctcaccaatAACAAACAAGTGTTGattttcactcgctcaccaacaacgacccattggttttcactcgctcaccaaagaaacaaacaatgacacaACTTCTCAAGACACACTGCCCttccaatattttttttgtctttcctCTTTTGTGTACACAATAAATCTACTAAAAGTGAATTACAATGCTTGTTAAGAGTAGAATAAAAAACTTTTAGTTGGATAGACAATTATATAGAAGGTTACATAAATTTTTCTTCTTCAGTTTCTCGTACTTATAGTGTTGGCTCCATATTGACCTTTTGTTATCACATTCTTGAGTCTTGATTTCCTGTCTGTTGCTAAAATCACGGCGATAATTTTCTTGGATATCTCTTGGTGGATTATGTAGAATCTTCTTCTATTCAGCAGAtgtcgactttccttttgaagctTGGTTGTATTGCTTGACTTCGTGATTGTAGAAAATCCCAATTAGCTGCAGGCTTCTTTAATTTCAAACCTCTCTTCAGATAGAAGTGTGTGCATATTTCTTAGTATATTCCGTCATATTGGTTTAATTGATTCTTCTAATTGCAATATCATCTTTAGAATCTTTTCCAACCAAATCCATCTATCAATCGTGTCTTATATTGGAGGGAACAGATTAATTCCTTTAATAGTCCATTATGAATATGAATTTCTTTGTGTCTTGGATGATTCTCGACAGATGCTTCATTAGGGAATGAGTTATGGAGTGATTGTAGGATCTATCTTCCATCCATAGGTGAAGTGATTCCACTCCTCATGAGATTCCAATATGCTAGGATCCTTTACATTTATTTCCTTGCACCAATCTTGTATATAGTTATGTATTCAATGAATATTGTTTCTTGCTTATATCTTTTCCTTTTGCAGATTACTCTTGGTTACGATCTTGCTTTTTCAAAGATTCTACTTGATTTATCTCCATAACCATGAAATGCTTAGGGAATTCTCAATCATATAATAACAGTGGGAATTTCTTTCCTACTTAGGGAATCAAATATTGTCCCTATATAAATTATTCTTTTTTCATAATATAGATTGTATTATacccataatatattttctttccaaTTGAAAGTATTCCTTTCTTTATCTTAGAAAATAGTAACTTTCCATAATATAGATTGCACTACattcataatatattttctttccatagaaaatatattcttCCTTGGCCGTGTAGTATCTTtcttatacaaaataatagaccTTCTCCGAAATTTTAGCAATCTTCCTTTCAAGATATTTAAGAATTTTCCTTCCATAATTTCCGTAGAGTCTTCTTCTGATATTGTGGTAAACCATTCAATATTCGAAATATgactttcaaatattattcctTCCATGATGCTTGGAGATTAAATCTCTGAAAATAATCTTCCTTGATAAATTCATTACATGATACTCTCTTTCCCATATTTGGTTGAATCTTTACCAACATTATCTTTCTTGAATAAACTTTCTTTATTAAATCTTCCACATCTCCTTCATTCTTCTGCAAATCCTCTATATATCGTCTTTGATCATTCTTTATTTAGCAACTCTGTATGAAAATAAATTTACCACAAGTAAATATATTTTTACTAAGAGTTATGTTGATTTGGTATCATCAAAATTAATAAGTGAAACCCTTGGGgataataaaatctcttggaaaaaGGCATTGTACACATCCATTTGAAAGATATGTCAATGCTTAGCTGCTGCAACTGCTATAACTGACCTGACTGTGACCATCTTGGCCAAAGGAGAGAAGGTTTCTATATATTCCAACCCTTCTTGCTGGCTGTAACCTTGAGCTACTAGCCTTGCTTTATATCTTTCTACTGCTCCTGAGGTTGTGTACTTAATTTTAAAAACCCATTTGTATCCAATGGGAACCTTGCCATCTGGCAAGTCAACAATGCTCTAAGTCTTGTTCTAGTGCTGTGATTTCTGACTTTATCGCAACAATCCATTAAGGATTCTGAACTGCTTCATTGTAAGAATGTGGTTCAATGATAGATGAGTAGGAACTGAGTGCAGAACTATATGCAGAAGAGATGTTGGTATAGCAGACATGATCTGATATGGGATAACTACAGTTGGAC includes these proteins:
- the LOC142165441 gene encoding secreted RxLR effector protein 161-like is translated as MTRADIAFAVQVLSQFMHKPKQSHMEVALRKSITGYLVKFGNALVFWKSKKQDIVARNSAEEEFRSMTSVVAELTWLTGLYKELGVEVQLQPIPYSMNAQNTLT